In Macaca thibetana thibetana isolate TM-01 chromosome 8, ASM2454274v1, whole genome shotgun sequence, one DNA window encodes the following:
- the TP53INP1 gene encoding tumor protein p53-inducible nuclear protein 1 isoform X1 produces the protein MFQRLNKMFVGEVSSSSNQEPEFSEKEDDEWILVDFIDTCTGFSAEEEEEEEEDISEESPTEHPSVFSCLPASLECLADTSDSCFLQFESCPMEESWFITPPPCFTAGGLTTIKVETSPMENLLIEHPSMSVYAVHNSCPGLSEATCGTDELHNPSSPRVEAQNEMGQHIHCYVAALAAHTTFLEQPKSFRPSQWIKEHSERQSLNRNSLRRQNLTRDCHSRQVKHNGWVVHQPCPRQYNY, from the exons ATGTTCCAGAGGCTGAATAAAATGTTTGTGGGTGAAGTCAGTTCTTCCTCCAACCAAGAACCAGAATTCAGTGAGAAAGAAGATGATGAATGGATTCTTGTTGACTTCATAG ATACTTGCACTGGCTTCtcagcagaagaagaagaagaagaggaggaggacatCAGTGAAGAGTCACCTACTGAGCACCCTTCAGTCTTTTCCTGTTTACCGGCATCTCTTGAGTGCTTGGCTGATACAAGTGATTCCTGCTTCCTCCAGTTTGAGTCATGTCCAATGGAGGAGAGCTGGTTTATTACCCCACCCCCGTGTTTTACTGCAGGTGGATTAACCACTATCAAGGTGGAAACGAGTCCTATGGAAAACCTTCTCATTGAACATCCCAGCATGTCTGTCTATGCTGTGCATAACTCCTGCCCTGGTCTCAGTGAGGCCACCTGTGGGACTGATGAATTACATAATCCAAGTAGTCCCAG agtGGAAGCTCAAAATGAAATGGGGCAGCACATTCATTGTTATGTTGCAGCTCTTGCTGCTCATACAACTTTTCTGGAACAACCCAAGAGCTTTCGTCCTTCCCAGTGGATAAAAGAACATAGTGAAAGACAGTCTCTTAACAGAAATAGCCTTCGTCGCCAAAATCTTACCAGGGATTGCCACTCTCGGCAAGTCAAGCACAATGGCTGGGTTGTTCATCAGCCCTGCCCGCGTCAGTACAATTACtaa
- the TP53INP1 gene encoding tumor protein p53-inducible nuclear protein 1 isoform X2: MFQRLNKMFVGEVSSSSNQEPEFSEKEDDEWILVDFIDTCTGFSAEEEEEEEEDISEESPTEHPSVFSCLPASLECLADTSDSCFLQFESCPMEESWFITPPPCFTAGGLTTIKVETSPMENLLIEHPSMSVYAVHNSCPGLSEATCGTDELHNPSSPRARKSCL, translated from the exons ATGTTCCAGAGGCTGAATAAAATGTTTGTGGGTGAAGTCAGTTCTTCCTCCAACCAAGAACCAGAATTCAGTGAGAAAGAAGATGATGAATGGATTCTTGTTGACTTCATAG ATACTTGCACTGGCTTCtcagcagaagaagaagaagaagaggaggaggacatCAGTGAAGAGTCACCTACTGAGCACCCTTCAGTCTTTTCCTGTTTACCGGCATCTCTTGAGTGCTTGGCTGATACAAGTGATTCCTGCTTCCTCCAGTTTGAGTCATGTCCAATGGAGGAGAGCTGGTTTATTACCCCACCCCCGTGTTTTACTGCAGGTGGATTAACCACTATCAAGGTGGAAACGAGTCCTATGGAAAACCTTCTCATTGAACATCCCAGCATGTCTGTCTATGCTGTGCATAACTCCTGCCCTGGTCTCAGTGAGGCCACCTGTGGGACTGATGAATTACATAATCCAAGTAGTCCCAG GGCCAGGAAAAGCTGCTTATAA